One window of Cucurbita pepo subsp. pepo cultivar mu-cu-16 chromosome LG19, ASM280686v2, whole genome shotgun sequence genomic DNA carries:
- the LOC111781806 gene encoding protein DMP4-like, translating to MEIKAVDEETQIRNEQKRPLLRETTSIPSRGKKTLIQKAVSQTFQGTAHLANLLPTGTVLAFQLLSPIFTNEGNCDSVSRYLASALVGFCGLSCFLMSFTDSFRDSQGNVCYGFATFRGLWVIDGSVDLPDVAAAKYRVRFIDFLHAFMSILVFCAVALFDENVVNCFYPSPSNAAKEILTSLPVGIGVVCSMLFVLFPTRRHGIGFPISAD from the coding sequence ATGGAGATCAAAGCAGTCGACGAAGAAACCCAGATCAGAAACGAACAGAAACGCCCCCTTTTGCGAGAAACAACATCCATCCCTTCCAGAGGTAAAAAAACTCTCATTCAAAAAGCCGTTTCCCAGACGTTTCAGGGCACTGCCCATTTGGCCAATCTTTTACCCACTGGAACCGTCCTCGCATTTCAACTACTTTCCCCCATTTTCACCAATGAAGGCAACTGCGACTCTGTTTCTCGCTACCTCGCCTCTGCCCTCGTGGGTTTCTGTGGATTGTCCTGTTTTCTTATGAGTTTTACCGATAGTTTCAGAGACAGTCAGGGGAATGTTTGTTATGGGTTCGCCACTTTCAGAGGGCTCTGGGTCATCGACGGCTCGGTGGACCTTCCGGACGTGGCGGCGGCTAAGTATCGGGTGAGATTTATTGATTTCTTGCACGCTTTCATGTCGATTCTGGTTTTTTGCGCCGTTGCTCTGTTTGATGAGAATGTGGTGAACTGCTTTTACCCATCGCCGTCCAATGCGGCTAAGGAGATTTTGACGTCTTTGCCGGTTGGGATTGGCGTGGTTTGTAGCAtgttgtttgttctttttccaaCCAGACGCCATGGCATTGGCTTCCCAATCTCTGCTGATTAG
- the LOC111781347 gene encoding NAC domain-containing protein 73-like, producing the protein MNWLNPNEGGLRDAFPSIICPSCAHPIRFQRQGGFEGWGRLPAGVKFDPSDQQILEHLDAKVKRDKRKLHPLLDEFIPTLDGEDGICYTHPQNLPGMRKDGEIRHFFHRPSKAYTAGSRKRRKVQTDKEGTDTRWHKTGKTRAITGADGGVVMGFKKILVLYSNYGSERKPQKTNWIMHQYHLGVTEHEKDGQLVASKVFFQKQPRQSSSSHQNSIVKQWGGGDGGYSPDTSAVFVDYGNPMMSSLYEIGGGEKVHREFDFGEGEGEASSSVVVSGAHSNPL; encoded by the exons ATGAATTGGTTGAACCCTAATGAGGGAGGATTACGCGATGCATTTCCATCTATAATTTGCCCATCCTGTGCGCATCCCATTCGATTCCAACGTCAG GGTGGATTCGAAGGTTGGGGGAGGCTTCCGGCGGGAGTGAAGTTCGATCCAAGCGACCAACAGATTCTGGAGCATTTGGACGCTAAAGTTAAACGCGATAAGCGAAAGCTTCATCCACTTCTCGATGAATTCATCCCCACTTTAGACGGTGAAGATGGCATTTGTTACACCCACCCTCAAAATCTCCCTG GTATGAGAAAAGACGGGGAAATCCGGCACTTTTTTCATCGCCCGTCCAAAGCGTACACTGCCGGCTCCAGGAAACGCAGGAAGGTTCAAACAGACAAAGAAGGCACTGACACAAGATGGCACAAAACCGGGAAGACAAGGGCAATCACTGGCGCCGACGGTGGCGTTGTGATGGGTTTCAAGAAGATTTTAGTTTTGTATTCAAATTATGGGAGTGAAAGGAAGCCGCAAAAGACGAACTGGATAATGCATCAGTATCATCTGGGTGTTACCGAGCACGAGAAAGACGGCCAATTGGTGGCTTCTAAGGTCTTCTTTCAGAAACAGCCTCGCCAGAGCTCCTCCTCCCACCAGAACAGTATTGTTAAACAATGGGGCGGCGGAGACGGCGGCTATTCGCCTGACACCAGTGCAGTTTTTGTTGATTACGGCAACCCGATGATGAGTTCTTTGTATGAGATTGGAGGAGGGGAGAAAGTGCATAGAGAATTCGATTtcggagaaggagaaggagaagcgTCTTCTTCTGTTGTTGTGAGTGGTGCACATTCAAACCCACTCTAA